The genomic segment TGGCGCGCGCCGCGTAATCGACGCTCTCGCACGGCTTGCCCACCTCGACAGCGGCAAAGGCGGCGGCCTGCGCTTCCTTTTCGATGTCCCAGATGCGCTGCTGTTCCGCCGTCGCCTGACCATAGACATAGGTGCGGGTGATGTCGGACGTATAGCCCTGCACGTAGCAGCCCGTATCGATCAGAACGAGGTCGTTTTCCCGCAAGGTCTGCACGCCCGGCAGGCCGTGCGGATAGGCGGTGGCGTGGCCGAACTGCACGATGACGAAGCTGTTGCCCGCCGCCCCCATCTTACGGTGTGCGGCTTCGATAAAGTTGATCACCTCGGTGGTGGTGATGCCCTCTTTCAGGATGCGTGCCGTGGCCCGGTGCACGGTTTCGGTCATCGACTTGGCCTGCTGCATCAGGGCCAGTTCGGCCTCGGACTTGTACATGCGGCAGCCATTGACCACCGCCGAGGCCTCGCGCACCTCAAGGCCGGTTTCGCGCATCAGGCGGCTGACCATTTCGAAGCTGATCGCCGGATCGACGGCCAGCACACCGCCGCCCAGGTCCTGCATGGCGGCGTGGATCAGGGCGTGCGGGCTCTCGTCTTCCTGCCACAGGCGCAGCTCTGCCGGGATCTTCAGATCGGCCTCCAGCGACCCGCGCTCGAAATAGGGGCAGATGATCAGTGGCTCGCCTTCGACCGGCAGCAGCATGGCCACCAGACGCTCCGACGCGCCCCACGGCACCCCGGCGAAATAGCGCAAAGACGCCCCGGCCCCGACCAGCAGCGCCTTCGCCCCCAGATCGCGCGTCAACCGCCGCGCCTTGTCCAGACGCGCCTGATATTCATAGTCGCCGATGGCCGCCGCGGCCGGCGGCGGGCTCAGCTTCGCCAGTTCGGCCTCGATGGTGGAACCGCCAATGCTCATAGACATACCTCTTATGCGAAACGCTTGATATCAAAGGCCTGCGGGCCGGTGCCCCTTTCGACCATGTCGGCGACGATCTCGCCGGTGACAGGTCCCAAGGTAAGGCCCAGATGCTGATGCCCGAAGGCATAGTAGAGATTCTGCGCCTTGTCGCTGCGCCCGATGGCCGGCAGATAGTCCGGCAGGGTCGGGCGTATGCCCATCCATTGCGCCACCTCTGCGTCCATCGGCAGGCCCAGCTCGCTGACGTGCTGCCGCAGCCTCTGCCATTTGCGCGCGTCCGGCGGCGCATCGGGCTGGTTCAGTTCGACAAAGCTGGCGGCGCGCAAGCCGCCCTCAAAGCCCGTCACGATCATCGAACGGTCCTCGAACACCACGGGCGGCATCCCTGCGGGCCAGCCGTGCGGCGCGCTCTGGATATGGTAACCGCGCTCGGCGATCAGCGGCACGACGTGGCCGATCCCCTGCATCAAAGGCTTTGAGCGCGCCCCGGCGCAGATGATCACCGACTCCGCCGCCCGCATCAGGCCGTCATCGCATTCGACCTGCGCATGGCCGTCGCGCAGGCTCAGCCCCACCGCCCTTTGCCGTACCACCTGCCCACCTGCCGCCAGATAGGCCGCCTCCATCTGCGCCAGCAGACGCGCAGTGTCGGCGACCTGACCCGTATTCTCAAAACGGATACCGCCAGACAGAGGCCGCGGCGTCAGGGCCGATACCGCCGCCCGCTCGTCCGGCGTCAGGACATGAAACCGCGCGGTTCCGGTATCCGTATCGCGCCACGCCGCCAGACCGGCCTTTGCCGAGGCCTCGCTCTCCCAGACGACGTAGTGGCCGTCTTCGCGGATCAGGTCGGGCGCTCCCAGCGACTGCACCAGCCGCCGCCAGGCGGGCATGGCCTCGCGCATCAGGCCAGACAAGGCCGTCTTGCCGTGCGCAAAGCGCGCCGGTTCGGCGGCGGCCATCAGTCGCAACCCGAAGGGCAGCCACGCCGAAATCCCTGACGGCGGAAAGGATAAGGCCCCGCCGCGCGCAAACCAGCGCCGCCACGCGCTGCGAATCAGGTCCCATGAGGCCAGCGGCTCCACCTGTTCGATAGCAATATGGCCCGCATTGCCGTATGATGCGCCTTTCCGGGGGGAGTCCGGGTCCAGCAAAATCACATCGCCGTGGCGTTTCTGGAGTTCCAGGGCGATGGACAGACCGACGATTCCGCCCCCGACAACGATAACCTTAGACAAATGCACGTTCCTTCTTGCGCCGCATCATTGCATATTGTATACGGTATATATTCTTACGCAAGCAGTTGGAGTAAACTATGAAAGTCGATTGGCGCGGCGTATTCCCGGCGGTCACCACTCAATTCAAAGAAGACCTATCCATTGACGTGCCCGAAAGCCAGCGCGTAATCGACGATCTGATCAAGGACGGCGTGACCGGCATCATCGCGCTCGGCACCTGCGGTGAGAACAATTCGCTGGAGCCTGACGAAAAGCGGATGCTGCTGTCCGCCATTGTCGAAGTCGTCAATGGTCGCGTGCCGGTCGTCGTCGGCACTTCCGAACTGACCACGCCGCGCGCCGTCGCTTTTGCGCGCGATGCCGAAACCATCGGTGCCAATGGCCTGATGCTGCTGCCGGCCATGGTCTATGTGCCGAAGACGAATGAGCTGGTTGAGCACTTCACGCAGGTGGCCAATGCCACCGCCCTGCCGATCATGCTCTACAACAACCCGACCGCCTACCGCGTCAATATCGGCAATGATGCGCTCGAAGCGCTGCGTCCGGTGAAGAACATCGTGGCGATCAAGGAATCCGCCGCCGATACGCGCCGCTTCACCGACGTCTATAACGCCTTTGGCAGCCGCTATTCGATCTTCGCCGGTCTCGACGACGTGGCCTATGAAGGCCTGCTGCTGGGCGCGCAGGGCTGGGTGTCGGGCCTGACCTCGGCCTTCCCGCACGAATCCGTCATGCTGGTCAAGGCGCTGGAAGCGGGCGACACCAAGACCGCGCTCGAAATCTATCGCTGGTTCCTGCCGCTGCTGCACCTCGATGCCGAGCACGATCTGGTGCAGTCGATCAAGCTGGCCGAGCAGGTCATGGGCCGCGGCTCTGAGCGCGTACGTATGCCGCGTATGCCGCTGATCGGGGAGCGCCGCGCCCAGATCATCAAAATGGTCGAAGACGCCGCCGCCTCGCGCCCGTCGCTGAGCATCAACAAGGCGGCGTAAGCTCCGTACCCCGCAAAGTGGGGAGATATAAAAATCCGCGCCAAAGCGAAGGGCCAACCAGAGCTAAGGCGCGTCCTTATTGATTTCCATGAAAAAGTATCCCGATTTATCGGGAGACTTTTTTATGAGGCCCCCTATGCGTCACACCTTCTTCTGCATTGATGGTCACACCGCCGGTAATCCGGTGCGTCTGGTGGCGGGCGGTGCACCGCTGTTGCGCGGATCGAACATGTCCGAGCGTCGGCAGGACTTCCTGAACCGCTTCGACTGGATCCGTACCGGCCTGTGCTATGAGCCGCGCGGTCACGATATGATGTCGGGCGGTTTCCTCTATCCGCCGACGCGCGAGGACACCGACGCCGGTATCCTGTTTATCGAAACCTCCGGCTGCCTGCCCATGTGCGGCCACGGCACTATCGGCATGGTGACCTTCGCGCTGGAAAACGGCCTGATCACGCCGCGCACACCGGGTAAGCTGAAGCTCGAAGTGCCCGCCGGGCTTATCGACATCGACTATAAAACCGACGGCCCCAAGGTGAC from the Asticcacaulis excentricus genome contains:
- a CDS encoding M24 family metallopeptidase, encoding MSIGGSTIEAELAKLSPPPAAAAIGDYEYQARLDKARRLTRDLGAKALLVGAGASLRYFAGVPWGASERLVAMLLPVEGEPLIICPYFERGSLEADLKIPAELRLWQEDESPHALIHAAMQDLGGGVLAVDPAISFEMVSRLMRETGLEVREASAVVNGCRMYKSEAELALMQQAKSMTETVHRATARILKEGITTTEVINFIEAAHRKMGAAGNSFVIVQFGHATAYPHGLPGVQTLRENDLVLIDTGCYVQGYTSDITRTYVYGQATAEQQRIWDIEKEAQAAAFAAVEVGKPCESVDYAARAILEKHGLGPDYQLPGTPHRTGHGIGLSIHEPAYLVRGDQTPLAPGMCFSNEPMIVVPERFGIRLEDHMYVTESGAKWFTEPQPAIDRL
- a CDS encoding NAD(P)/FAD-dependent oxidoreductase gives rise to the protein MSKVIVVGGGIVGLSIALELQKRHGDVILLDPDSPRKGASYGNAGHIAIEQVEPLASWDLIRSAWRRWFARGGALSFPPSGISAWLPFGLRLMAAAEPARFAHGKTALSGLMREAMPAWRRLVQSLGAPDLIREDGHYVVWESEASAKAGLAAWRDTDTGTARFHVLTPDERAAVSALTPRPLSGGIRFENTGQVADTARLLAQMEAAYLAAGGQVVRQRAVGLSLRDGHAQVECDDGLMRAAESVIICAGARSKPLMQGIGHVVPLIAERGYHIQSAPHGWPAGMPPVVFEDRSMIVTGFEGGLRAASFVELNQPDAPPDARKWQRLRQHVSELGLPMDAEVAQWMGIRPTLPDYLPAIGRSDKAQNLYYAFGHQHLGLTLGPVTGEIVADMVERGTGPQAFDIKRFA
- a CDS encoding dihydrodipicolinate synthase family protein, translating into MKVDWRGVFPAVTTQFKEDLSIDVPESQRVIDDLIKDGVTGIIALGTCGENNSLEPDEKRMLLSAIVEVVNGRVPVVVGTSELTTPRAVAFARDAETIGANGLMLLPAMVYVPKTNELVEHFTQVANATALPIMLYNNPTAYRVNIGNDALEALRPVKNIVAIKESAADTRRFTDVYNAFGSRYSIFAGLDDVAYEGLLLGAQGWVSGLTSAFPHESVMLVKALEAGDTKTALEIYRWFLPLLHLDAEHDLVQSIKLAEQVMGRGSERVRMPRMPLIGERRAQIIKMVEDAAASRPSLSINKAA